One Oligoflexus sp. genomic region harbors:
- a CDS encoding chemotaxis protein CheV, translated as MLNRMKANLTELDTSFEVGGNYFELIEFSLHRNLPGGRVIKGSYGVNVVKVREVVHMPRINPLSSSVPGIAGIFELRGIPIPAVNLCSVLGDYNSPITPDQQIIVTEFSQKRAGFIVHSTQRIRRVTWDKVLPPSADSNSSITGMMLIEDSEFLFILDLEKIIASLESKAHGHHAMASHGMQHGFDPDAQVPPMNMNRNAPGVLLIDDSNLILTNVSRALYHEGYRVILAKNGREGLQKLEQSQAPGSATGPVHAIITDVEMPQMDGITFIAKARQNRDYDSIPIFLHTSLGDTGSRDLGINAGANGYLVKNDVLTIIETLKRHFLLSKITA; from the coding sequence ATGCTGAACCGTATGAAAGCCAATCTCACCGAACTCGATACCAGCTTCGAGGTGGGCGGCAATTATTTTGAACTGATCGAATTCTCCCTGCATCGCAACCTCCCCGGCGGCCGTGTGATCAAAGGCAGCTACGGGGTGAACGTCGTGAAAGTCCGCGAAGTCGTGCACATGCCGCGCATCAATCCGCTTTCGTCGTCCGTTCCCGGCATCGCCGGTATTTTCGAGCTGCGGGGCATTCCGATCCCTGCTGTGAATCTTTGCTCGGTGCTTGGTGATTATAATAGCCCGATCACCCCGGATCAGCAGATTATCGTGACTGAATTCAGCCAGAAGCGGGCCGGCTTCATCGTGCATTCCACGCAGCGCATTCGTCGCGTGACCTGGGATAAGGTGCTGCCGCCGTCCGCGGATAGCAATTCGTCCATCACAGGGATGATGCTGATCGAGGACTCGGAATTTCTGTTCATCCTCGATCTGGAAAAGATCATTGCCAGCCTGGAATCGAAGGCCCACGGTCATCACGCGATGGCATCGCATGGAATGCAGCATGGCTTTGATCCGGATGCGCAGGTACCGCCCATGAATATGAATCGCAATGCGCCGGGCGTGCTTTTGATCGATGATTCCAATCTTATTCTGACCAATGTGTCCCGGGCGCTTTATCATGAAGGCTATCGCGTGATACTGGCCAAAAATGGCCGCGAAGGCCTGCAGAAGCTCGAGCAGTCGCAAGCGCCTGGCAGCGCGACCGGTCCTGTTCATGCGATTATCACCGATGTGGAAATGCCGCAGATGGACGGCATCACCTTCATTGCGAAGGCCCGGCAGAATCGCGATTACGACAGCATACCCATCTTCCTGCACACCTCGCTGGGTGACACGGGATCCCGCGACCTGGGCATCAATGCCGGAGCCAACGGCTATCTTGTGAAAAATGATGTGCTCACCATCATTGAAACCTTGAAAAGACATTTCCTGCTCAGCAAAATAACGGCATGA
- a CDS encoding pyridoxal phosphate-dependent aminotransferase gives MSLNEVTLNLPNYPMEELSKIRQRLISQNKKVFDFGTGDPKIPTWAPIREAVAQSVTPISQYPATRGGPDLIESIWGYCNRNFGIKSGQGFDIMATNGSKEAIFHIALCLVGRAGGKKIIAYPDPGYPVYRSSALYAGGIPYPMHLKAENDFQMEPWTLPEEVQKNIAALWINYPHNPTGAILKKGHLEKIIEWCEKRDVVLLADDCYIDIYNPAWDKEGKKPLTPITYTSKNVYSFMSLSKRSGMTGYRSGFLIGDSRYMGLVGTARANMGVGTPTMLQKAAAIAWADDRHVAERRQIFAKRIELAIPYLQKLGMIEHKPEATFYLWCKVPKGMDDVAFCLRLAEEGVITSPSQWLSEGMKGSMRFALVPEDPDTVEAMEIVTRLVKNL, from the coding sequence ATGAGTCTGAATGAAGTCACGCTCAATCTGCCGAATTATCCCATGGAAGAGCTGTCGAAGATTCGTCAGCGTCTGATCAGCCAGAACAAAAAGGTTTTCGACTTTGGAACGGGTGATCCCAAGATCCCCACCTGGGCTCCGATCCGCGAGGCGGTGGCGCAGAGCGTGACTCCTATCAGTCAGTATCCTGCCACCCGGGGTGGACCGGATCTGATTGAATCCATCTGGGGCTATTGCAATCGGAACTTTGGCATTAAAAGCGGCCAGGGTTTCGATATCATGGCGACCAACGGCAGCAAGGAGGCGATTTTCCATATCGCGCTGTGCCTTGTGGGCCGCGCGGGTGGCAAGAAAATCATCGCCTATCCGGATCCCGGCTATCCCGTTTATCGCAGCTCCGCGCTCTACGCGGGCGGCATTCCCTATCCCATGCATCTGAAAGCCGAGAATGATTTTCAGATGGAACCATGGACTCTGCCCGAAGAGGTGCAGAAGAATATCGCGGCGCTGTGGATCAACTATCCGCATAACCCCACAGGTGCGATCCTGAAGAAGGGTCATCTGGAAAAGATTATCGAATGGTGTGAAAAGCGCGATGTCGTTCTCTTGGCCGATGACTGCTACATCGACATTTACAATCCGGCCTGGGATAAGGAGGGAAAAAAACCTCTGACCCCGATCACCTATACCTCGAAAAATGTCTACTCCTTCATGAGCCTTTCCAAACGCTCGGGCATGACCGGCTATCGCAGTGGTTTTCTGATCGGCGATTCGCGTTATATGGGATTGGTGGGTACGGCCAGGGCCAACATGGGCGTTGGAACGCCGACGATGCTGCAGAAGGCGGCTGCTATTGCATGGGCTGATGACAGGCACGTGGCCGAGCGTCGGCAGATCTTTGCCAAACGCATCGAGCTGGCTATTCCCTATCTGCAAAAACTCGGCATGATCGAACACAAACCGGAAGCCACCTTCTATCTTTGGTGCAAGGTGCCCAAGGGCATGGATGATGTTGCGTTCTGTCTGCGTCTTGCGGAAGAGGGCGTGATCACCAGCCCTTCGCAGTGGCTCAGCGAGGGCATGAAGGGTTCCATGCGCTTTGCCCTCGTTCCCGAAGACCCGGATACGGTCGAGGCGATGGAGATCGTCACGCGTTTGGTCAAAAACTTATAA
- the rlmD gene encoding 23S rRNA (uracil(1939)-C(5))-methyltransferase RlmD — protein sequence MTVAKTHRSTAKIFRSERWKNDHSKQFLNKRPAAPARDDSCCGTHSPVHGNYEQSLDAKYKTALQKFREQGLLEGVSVIEPVASPRSTGYRTHAKLAVRHVREAVVKPEATERFAIGLFAANSHQVIHLKECPMHRASINRLLPDLQAELEASNLQPYDEETHTGDLRYLAIRATHLTEELMLTFVTREEKDKVELKAMILRLRQKGHVIVSAFQNINPNRTNAIFGSLSKKLVGADGLRESLCGLTFEIGPTSFFQVNPWTAEMIYRRVEQIGGHRQGDAVAWDLYCGTGQISMLLAQAGYRTLGIEENPQAIGDAEANCVRNAIPAALRPAYISGRVEDLDGRFPSWSEKPELIVANPSRRGLAPAARELVLNGLRQRPGSRFVYVSCEAETLIRDLVELTKAGHKLLQLECFDMFPYTEKLEWLAVIQ from the coding sequence ATGACAGTAGCAAAAACGCATCGCTCGACAGCCAAGATTTTTCGTAGTGAACGCTGGAAGAACGATCATAGTAAACAGTTTTTGAACAAGCGCCCGGCAGCCCCTGCCCGTGACGACTCCTGTTGCGGTACGCATAGTCCGGTCCATGGTAATTACGAACAAAGCCTGGATGCGAAATACAAGACCGCGCTGCAGAAGTTCCGTGAACAGGGACTTTTGGAAGGCGTGAGCGTCATTGAACCTGTGGCCTCGCCGCGCTCCACCGGCTATCGCACACACGCGAAACTCGCTGTGCGTCACGTCCGTGAAGCGGTCGTGAAACCTGAAGCGACCGAACGCTTTGCCATCGGTCTTTTCGCAGCGAATTCCCATCAGGTGATTCACCTGAAAGAATGCCCGATGCACCGCGCCTCCATCAACCGCCTTCTGCCCGACCTGCAGGCGGAGCTGGAAGCCTCTAACCTTCAGCCTTACGATGAGGAAACCCATACGGGTGACCTTCGCTATCTGGCCATCCGCGCCACGCATCTGACCGAAGAGCTGATGCTGACCTTTGTCACGCGTGAAGAGAAGGACAAGGTCGAGCTGAAGGCCATGATCCTTCGTTTGCGGCAGAAAGGGCACGTGATCGTGTCCGCGTTCCAGAACATCAATCCCAATCGCACCAATGCCATCTTCGGTTCGCTCAGCAAAAAGCTGGTCGGAGCGGATGGTCTGCGTGAGTCCCTCTGTGGCCTGACCTTTGAAATCGGTCCCACCAGTTTCTTTCAGGTCAATCCCTGGACTGCGGAGATGATCTATCGCCGCGTGGAGCAGATCGGTGGTCATCGTCAGGGTGATGCCGTGGCCTGGGACCTTTACTGCGGAACGGGTCAGATTTCGATGCTGCTCGCGCAGGCGGGATACCGGACACTTGGTATCGAAGAAAACCCACAGGCCATTGGTGATGCGGAAGCCAACTGTGTGCGCAATGCAATCCCGGCTGCGCTCCGTCCCGCTTATATTTCGGGCCGCGTGGAAGATCTGGACGGACGTTTCCCCAGCTGGTCGGAAAAGCCTGAATTGATCGTGGCCAACCCTTCACGCCGCGGACTGGCGCCTGCGGCCCGTGAACTGGTGCTGAACGGCCTCCGTCAGCGTCCTGGCAGCCGCTTTGTCTATGTGTCCTGTGAAGCGGAGACGCTCATCCGTGATCTCGTGGAGCTGACCAAAGCCGGCCATAAGCTCCTCCAGCTTGAGTGTTTTGACATGTTCCCTTACACCGAAAAACTGGAATGGCTGGCCGTCATCCAGTAA
- a CDS encoding SpoIIE family protein phosphatase, whose product MSLGGKFGLELLDVLELPGRPYRLARAVRSSDGHAFLVKIIPARHESVARLRSEFALLRSLSLPLFPEAQVWEQDNEECWAIYTGPIVTPLPRVLERSESTVSARLDLVVNLTEALVELHKRGFILLNLNPWSCLVRDDDHSFMFLDASHMRSRSRRESSPPLIFEPDPGHWPYMAPEQTGVSNQPVDQRSDLYSLGMTLYQLFGGELTTSQKNRDECSHWHMTMIPDQLTDRIMNFSPYISAIVAKLCKKPPLERYQTSWGVLQDLREALSSSQANLPDQMLSIGTRDVPDELRFPDKIYGRDVEIAELDAVYQRFISGESVSLLVEGRSGIGKTRLLGHIHELSKASGCLLARGSSVPDTTTRPFAPIMEAVDELVHHLLQKPQREMLAWRKKIFDSVGENVALMIHLCPDLSLVLGNAEDIPSLPPKEEKIRFEMTLRNFIRTFCQREHPLILVFEQVQWLDSGTLDMLDAILRGDKIEHLFLILTYATDTKNIRCKVESVTELLQCAFVHHAVMHLHPLSTNNISRLLAELFMMDQDRVEDLAGIIFQKTGGVPLFVRNMIQGLTEHGAISFDYRRFCYFWNLSIAQQWKINDSMVNHVLLQLQKLQTGDVDLLGVAACIGREFRVNDLQAVSGLDIETVRASLRRACERGLTFVVNDDSWDKGEEQSDRFVIEGLLRFAHEAIREVASDVLTPEAKRSVHRAIAEQYMLHVAESGQQDRLFSIVDHFNQSINRDQTCEDIRLAEMNLGAARKARVSASFAQALTYLHMAVFYLGDKPWTKYYRQCLAIHEEMAIGAFLNKDKELLHQVVEEALRNTRDPVDTIVFHEMKIAEIMSRDLEEALDYAVPVLNIFGFHFPKRPGTIWVLLQLLRTLVRMKTTNYLRRLENVGHSHDLLSAAAIRIATRVGSAAYLVRPNLMPVLVTKGFELGLKYGHVPSMPFAYAGLSTILLAVFGQYREAFRLARYSEALVRQFEDKQQQCRVDHMLNAFIYPWSESMRHCLIGLLKAFRNGVEYGEYEFAIHAINLYCHYSFYAGSSLQKLEEEFVEYRRIVGDLHHNYLNAHTDMARQTIMNLCLDSGDTTVMTGPLFDHRKQVELMTKAPDFTFYYATNSAVLCTLYHDVQEGFRFVDMAHRHRQSAMGSYGVSVYRFYQGILLARAASTGLRNRALSILKLKNSARMFKRWMKYVPQNQAHRYHLLNAELQRLQGRPLLALEAYAHAIRGAEESGVQQDLGLACEQLAGLFHSLGLQSLAHDYLRKAFDAYQRWGASKLVVRLKEHYRSWQMAELPSHGLKVAEHSYDIQYLQRVLSEMTRETTDARLIAKILASSVHLAGADCGHFILKSFDDKNYRVRQSFNDGVITQTDKGFMALDTICKSLVNYVIRTRRSVVVADAQVPQKAIPGLERDPYVMEKMIRSLACIPIEIGSGSERELIAVIYLENSVSSHVFTQERLRLLELVGQATAGRLELSEKAHTLEESLKEAQLVQQALFPTIKRLGSFAVADHFKAADHTGGDWYGYYEEERRQRAYFFIGDVTGHGVSSALITGTAAGSVYGSIATLQAVQRDMSLTETTEILANCVNRAVYDTAAKVDKFMTMVFVSFDSRTGEVAFINAGHPNGFIISDYKVKPLLGKGSPLGFHRDPIFKVQRLQLQPGDILFFYTDGLIENEGPEGEKLHPRDLARVLEFSREPDLIKKQLLKQTDSIWQNQKAADDYAFVIIRWDGYRQGKSVKAS is encoded by the coding sequence ATGTCCCTTGGCGGCAAATTTGGTTTGGAACTCCTCGACGTTCTGGAACTTCCAGGACGACCCTATCGCCTTGCGCGCGCGGTCCGGTCGAGCGATGGGCATGCCTTCCTGGTGAAAATCATTCCCGCCCGTCACGAAAGTGTGGCGCGTCTTCGAAGTGAATTCGCGCTTTTGCGTTCGCTATCGCTGCCCCTTTTTCCTGAGGCGCAGGTTTGGGAGCAGGATAACGAGGAATGCTGGGCGATTTATACCGGCCCGATTGTAACGCCTCTGCCTCGCGTTCTGGAACGGTCGGAAAGCACGGTCAGCGCTCGTTTGGATCTTGTCGTGAACCTGACGGAAGCTCTGGTCGAGCTGCACAAGCGCGGCTTCATCCTTTTGAATCTGAACCCATGGTCCTGCCTTGTGCGGGATGATGATCATAGCTTCATGTTCCTGGATGCGAGTCACATGCGCAGTCGATCACGCCGGGAATCCTCGCCGCCGCTAATCTTTGAACCGGATCCCGGCCACTGGCCCTACATGGCTCCTGAACAAACCGGGGTGAGCAATCAACCCGTGGATCAGCGCAGCGATCTTTATTCCCTGGGGATGACCCTTTATCAGCTCTTTGGCGGGGAATTGACCACGTCCCAGAAAAATCGCGATGAATGCAGCCACTGGCACATGACCATGATCCCGGATCAGCTGACCGATCGAATCATGAATTTTTCACCGTATATTTCCGCGATCGTTGCGAAGCTCTGCAAGAAGCCGCCGCTGGAACGCTATCAAACATCCTGGGGCGTGCTGCAGGATTTGCGTGAAGCCCTGTCGTCATCCCAGGCGAATCTTCCCGATCAGATGCTGTCGATCGGCACTCGGGATGTTCCCGACGAGCTGCGTTTCCCTGATAAAATCTATGGGCGTGACGTTGAAATCGCCGAACTCGACGCCGTCTATCAGCGTTTCATCTCGGGTGAATCCGTCTCGCTTTTGGTGGAAGGCCGATCCGGCATCGGCAAAACGCGGCTGCTCGGACACATTCATGAGCTGAGCAAGGCCAGCGGCTGTCTTCTGGCTCGTGGATCCTCGGTGCCGGATACCACAACGAGGCCCTTTGCTCCCATCATGGAAGCGGTCGATGAGCTTGTGCATCACCTTCTGCAAAAACCCCAGCGCGAGATGCTGGCCTGGCGGAAGAAAATCTTTGATAGCGTCGGTGAAAACGTCGCGCTCATGATCCATCTCTGTCCTGATCTTTCGCTGGTGCTCGGCAATGCCGAGGATATTCCCTCGCTGCCGCCGAAAGAGGAGAAAATCCGTTTCGAGATGACGCTCAGGAATTTCATTCGCACCTTCTGCCAGCGCGAGCATCCGCTGATTCTTGTCTTCGAACAGGTGCAGTGGCTCGACAGTGGGACGCTGGATATGCTCGATGCGATCCTGCGTGGGGATAAGATCGAGCATCTTTTCCTGATTCTGACCTATGCGACGGATACCAAGAACATTCGCTGCAAGGTCGAGAGTGTCACCGAGCTTCTGCAGTGCGCCTTCGTGCATCATGCCGTCATGCATCTGCACCCGCTTTCGACCAATAACATCTCCAGGCTTCTGGCGGAACTCTTCATGATGGACCAGGACCGGGTGGAAGACCTGGCCGGGATCATCTTTCAAAAGACCGGCGGCGTGCCTCTTTTCGTTCGCAACATGATCCAGGGCCTGACCGAGCACGGCGCGATTTCCTTTGATTATCGGCGTTTCTGCTACTTTTGGAACCTCTCCATTGCCCAGCAGTGGAAGATCAATGACAGCATGGTCAATCACGTGCTGCTTCAGCTGCAGAAACTGCAGACCGGGGATGTCGATCTTTTGGGAGTGGCCGCCTGCATTGGCCGTGAATTCCGCGTCAATGATCTTCAGGCGGTGTCGGGGCTTGATATCGAAACCGTTCGCGCATCCCTCAGACGGGCCTGTGAGCGGGGCCTTACTTTCGTTGTGAATGATGACAGCTGGGACAAGGGCGAAGAGCAGTCCGATCGCTTTGTCATCGAAGGCCTTCTGCGTTTTGCCCATGAAGCGATTCGGGAAGTGGCCTCGGATGTTTTAACACCCGAAGCGAAAAGGTCCGTGCATCGTGCCATCGCCGAGCAGTACATGCTGCATGTGGCCGAAAGCGGGCAGCAGGATCGCCTCTTTTCCATCGTCGATCACTTCAATCAGAGCATCAACCGTGATCAGACCTGTGAAGACATCCGTCTTGCCGAGATGAACCTGGGTGCCGCACGCAAGGCCCGGGTTTCCGCGTCCTTTGCTCAGGCGCTGACATATCTTCATATGGCGGTCTTTTACCTGGGGGATAAGCCTTGGACGAAGTACTATCGCCAGTGTCTCGCCATCCACGAGGAAATGGCTATTGGCGCCTTCCTGAATAAGGACAAGGAGCTTTTGCATCAGGTGGTTGAAGAGGCGTTGAGGAACACCCGGGATCCGGTGGACACCATCGTCTTCCACGAAATGAAGATCGCCGAGATCATGAGCCGGGATCTGGAAGAAGCCCTTGATTATGCAGTGCCTGTCCTGAACATCTTCGGTTTTCATTTCCCCAAACGCCCTGGCACGATCTGGGTTCTTCTGCAACTTTTGCGAACTCTTGTTCGGATGAAAACCACCAATTACCTGCGCCGCCTTGAAAATGTCGGGCACTCGCACGATCTGCTCAGTGCGGCGGCGATCCGCATAGCGACCCGGGTGGGCTCGGCGGCCTACCTTGTCCGTCCCAATCTTATGCCTGTTCTGGTGACCAAAGGTTTTGAACTGGGCCTTAAATACGGTCATGTCCCCTCGATGCCCTTCGCCTATGCCGGACTTTCAACGATACTGCTGGCTGTATTCGGTCAGTATCGCGAAGCCTTCCGTCTGGCCCGATATTCCGAGGCGCTGGTTCGTCAGTTCGAGGATAAGCAGCAGCAATGCCGTGTCGATCACATGCTCAATGCTTTTATCTATCCATGGTCCGAGTCCATGCGGCATTGCCTCATTGGACTCTTGAAGGCCTTTCGCAACGGCGTGGAATATGGTGAATATGAATTCGCCATTCATGCGATCAACCTTTACTGCCACTATAGTTTCTATGCCGGCAGCTCTCTTCAGAAACTGGAAGAGGAATTCGTTGAATATCGCCGCATCGTCGGTGATCTGCATCATAACTATCTGAATGCGCATACGGATATGGCCCGTCAGACCATTATGAATCTCTGCCTCGATTCGGGTGATACGACGGTGATGACAGGCCCTCTCTTCGACCACCGCAAACAGGTCGAGCTCATGACCAAGGCGCCTGATTTCACCTTCTATTATGCGACGAACAGCGCCGTACTCTGCACGCTTTACCACGATGTGCAGGAAGGTTTCCGCTTCGTGGACATGGCTCATCGGCATCGGCAGTCGGCCATGGGTTCCTATGGGGTCTCGGTTTATCGCTTCTATCAAGGCATACTTTTGGCTCGCGCGGCATCCACAGGTTTAAGAAATCGCGCCCTGAGTATTCTGAAACTGAAAAATTCCGCTCGCATGTTCAAGCGCTGGATGAAGTATGTGCCGCAGAACCAGGCGCATCGCTATCACCTTTTGAATGCGGAGCTTCAGCGCCTCCAGGGACGTCCGCTCCTGGCGCTCGAAGCCTATGCCCATGCCATACGCGGAGCCGAGGAATCCGGTGTTCAGCAGGATCTGGGGCTGGCGTGCGAGCAGCTGGCCGGCCTCTTTCATAGTCTCGGTCTACAAAGCCTGGCCCACGATTATCTTCGCAAGGCTTTTGATGCCTATCAAAGATGGGGTGCCAGCAAACTCGTCGTGCGGCTCAAGGAGCACTATCGCAGCTGGCAGATGGCGGAATTACCGTCCCACGGTCTGAAGGTCGCCGAGCATTCCTACGATATCCAGTATCTGCAGCGTGTGCTCTCCGAGATGACGCGCGAAACCACCGATGCACGACTGATCGCCAAAATCCTGGCCAGCTCGGTTCACCTGGCGGGTGCTGACTGCGGTCACTTCATCCTGAAAAGTTTTGATGACAAGAACTACCGCGTGCGGCAGTCTTTTAACGACGGCGTGATTACCCAGACCGATAAAGGCTTCATGGCTCTTGATACCATCTGCAAGAGCCTTGTGAACTATGTGATCCGCACCCGCCGCTCGGTGGTGGTTGCCGATGCCCAGGTGCCTCAGAAGGCAATCCCAGGTTTGGAGCGTGATCCTTATGTGATGGAAAAAATGATTCGATCCCTGGCCTGCATTCCCATCGAGATCGGCAGCGGATCCGAGCGCGAACTCATCGCCGTCATCTATCTGGAAAACAGCGTTTCCTCGCATGTCTTCACCCAGGAGCGTTTGCGGCTGCTTGAACTCGTCGGCCAGGCCACAGCAGGTCGCCTGGAGCTCTCCGAAAAAGCCCATACGCTGGAAGAATCCCTGAAAGAAGCTCAGCTCGTGCAGCAGGCTCTCTTCCCGACGATCAAACGCCTTGGTTCCTTTGCGGTCGCGGATCACTTCAAAGCCGCCGATCATACCGGCGGCGACTGGTACGGGTATTATGAAGAGGAGCGTCGGCAACGCGCCTACTTCTTCATCGGGGATGTAACCGGGCATGGCGTGTCATCGGCTTTGATCACAGGAACGGCAGCCGGTTCCGTGTATGGATCCATCGCCACGCTGCAGGCTGTTCAACGGGATATGAGTCTTACAGAAACCACCGAGATCCTGGCCAACTGCGTGAACAGGGCGGTCTATGACACAGCCGCCAAGGTCGATAAATTCATGACCATGGTCTTTGTCTCCTTCGACTCGCGCACGGGTGAAGTCGCCTTCATCAACGCCGGTCATCCGAATGGCTTCATTATCTCGGATTATAAGGTCAAACCGCTGCTCGGCAAAGGCAGCCCGCTCGGCTTTCATCGCGACCCTATTTTCAAGGTGCAAAGGCTTCAGCTGCAGCCAGGGGATATTCTTTTCTTCTATACGGATGGATTGATTGAGAATGAAGGTCCGGAAGGGGAAAAACTGCATCCGCGTGATCTGGCGCGCGTGCTCGAATTTTCCCGCGAACCGGATCTGATCAAAAAGCAGCTTCTGAAACAAACGGACAGCATCTGGCAGAATCAGAAAGCTGCGGATGACTATGCCTTCGTCATCATTCGCTGGGACGGCTACCGCCAGGGCAAGTCAGTCAAAGCCAGCTGA
- a CDS encoding response regulator: protein MTTVLIADSCKPSLVMTSEVFKDKIMGTVVDVAATGKEALDYLTARRPDLCVVDFDLPDVDGPALVEAMRRVYDGPILMTAYPSDIVKQAVVENLFAYQDASAWIPKPINFDDLSEKIDRFLVSKHRLERRFSASFMTQLVGKAAGRGKRAPKVDGKVLNISLGGACVKLQGPLKVKKAQELTMSIELPAGEEEGKAAARKKKTLAAADSKIKATVAWINSKGEVGLRFGKLSDVQRKQLEVYFKTLMTVEP, encoded by the coding sequence ATGACAACCGTTTTGATCGCTGATTCATGCAAGCCCAGCCTCGTCATGACTTCCGAGGTCTTCAAAGACAAAATCATGGGCACTGTCGTCGACGTCGCCGCCACGGGCAAAGAGGCCTTGGATTACCTCACGGCTCGCCGTCCTGACCTTTGCGTGGTGGACTTTGATTTGCCGGACGTTGACGGACCCGCTTTGGTGGAGGCCATGCGCCGGGTTTACGATGGACCGATTCTGATGACGGCCTATCCCAGCGACATAGTGAAACAGGCTGTCGTGGAGAACCTCTTCGCCTATCAGGACGCCTCGGCCTGGATTCCCAAGCCGATAAACTTCGATGATCTTTCCGAAAAAATAGATCGTTTTCTGGTCAGCAAACATCGTCTGGAGCGCCGCTTCTCGGCCAGCTTCATGACGCAACTCGTCGGCAAAGCCGCAGGTCGCGGCAAGCGTGCGCCCAAGGTCGATGGCAAGGTTTTGAATATCAGCCTCGGCGGTGCCTGCGTGAAGCTGCAGGGACCTTTGAAAGTGAAAAAAGCCCAGGAACTCACGATGTCGATCGAATTGCCTGCCGGAGAAGAGGAAGGCAAGGCCGCCGCGCGTAAAAAGAAAACACTGGCCGCCGCTGATTCCAAGATCAAGGCCACGGTTGCCTGGATCAACTCCAAAGGCGAAGTCGGCCTGCGCTTCGGCAAACTGAGTGATGTGCAGAGAAAACAGCTCGAAGTCTATTTCAAGACCCTGATGACCGTGGAACCCTAA
- a CDS encoding tryptophan 2,3-dioxygenase, with translation MSYDNFVQPNPETLTYGRYLHVHDLLGLQQELSEPKEHDELLFIVIHQVYELWFKQILHELKHCQESLARDDIMPMTKALHRVTTIQKVLLQQVDILETMTPTEFNRFRKNLNPASGFQSYQFREFEFRLGMKNPAHLRFFAHDAVASAKLEVAMREPTLYDHFLRYLKRQGLAVPQDVLDRDVTQIPSSHPELVKLFTGIYQNPGQNYQLYMVLEALVDLDELLVLWRYRHVQMVRRMIGDLSGTGGSLGARYLQSTLNKNAFPDIWEVRNHLGQGTTPYGSR, from the coding sequence ATGAGCTACGATAACTTCGTTCAACCGAATCCTGAAACATTGACCTACGGTCGTTATCTTCATGTTCATGATCTTTTGGGCCTGCAGCAGGAGCTGTCGGAGCCGAAAGAGCACGATGAACTTCTTTTTATTGTCATTCATCAGGTTTACGAACTTTGGTTCAAACAGATTCTGCATGAGCTGAAGCACTGTCAGGAATCCCTGGCCCGTGACGATATCATGCCCATGACCAAGGCCCTGCACCGGGTCACGACCATTCAGAAAGTCCTTTTGCAGCAGGTCGATATTCTGGAAACCATGACCCCGACGGAATTCAATCGCTTCCGCAAAAATCTGAATCCCGCCAGTGGTTTTCAATCCTATCAGTTCCGTGAATTTGAATTCCGCCTGGGTATGAAAAATCCGGCTCATCTGCGCTTCTTTGCCCATGATGCGGTGGCATCGGCCAAACTTGAAGTCGCCATGCGCGAGCCCACGCTTTATGATCATTTTCTGCGTTATTTGAAACGGCAGGGTTTGGCTGTCCCCCAGGATGTGCTGGATCGTGATGTGACGCAGATTCCCAGCAGTCATCCCGAACTGGTCAAGCTCTTTACCGGGATCTATCAAAACCCCGGACAGAATTATCAGCTCTATATGGTGCTGGAAGCGCTCGTCGATCTGGACGAACTTTTGGTACTATGGAGGTACCGTCATGTGCAGATGGTGCGCCGGATGATCGGTGATCTTTCAGGAACCGGAGGTTCGCTGGGAGCCCGTTATCTGCAGTCCACGCTGAATAAAAACGCCTTCCCGGATATCTGGGAGGTTCGCAATCATCTGGGGCAAGGCACGACGCCCTATGGGTCCCGCTGA
- a CDS encoding type II CAAX endopeptidase family protein, whose protein sequence is MSTLDSSTRLFPIAVLILLGWALSLFYGFIGRNLPPGWLSIALLHSGVAVILWRFGAGLRIPRRWGLRAYGPALIILGGSLGAAGVTRMFVEGAPAIDLAWDPRILGFVLWIPIVEELVFRYGIGGWARQRLGRFWGAYASALVFAMAHGNGEWNQLALPLGPLLLGLCCEWLYLASGRITAAMALHAACNASGWIFAAFDERWLDWLQALYLKI, encoded by the coding sequence ATGAGCACCCTCGACTCCTCCACGCGCCTTTTTCCTATCGCTGTCCTCATCCTTCTGGGTTGGGCGCTTTCGCTATTCTATGGCTTTATAGGCCGCAATCTGCCCCCAGGATGGTTGTCCATTGCCCTGCTTCACAGCGGAGTGGCCGTCATCCTTTGGCGTTTTGGAGCAGGGCTTCGCATTCCAAGGCGCTGGGGCCTTCGAGCCTATGGACCGGCGCTGATCATTCTGGGGGGCAGTCTTGGGGCTGCGGGGGTGACCCGTATGTTTGTCGAGGGTGCCCCAGCGATCGACCTTGCGTGGGACCCTCGCATCCTGGGCTTTGTGCTTTGGATTCCGATTGTCGAGGAACTCGTTTTTCGCTACGGAATAGGGGGCTGGGCCCGGCAAAGGCTGGGAAGATTCTGGGGTGCCTATGCGTCCGCCCTGGTCTTTGCCATGGCGCATGGGAATGGGGAGTGGAATCAGCTGGCTCTGCCGCTAGGCCCCCTGCTTTTAGGTCTATGCTGCGAATGGCTGTATCTTGCATCCGGTCGTATCACAGCAGCCATGGCCTTGCATGCGGCCTGCAATGCCAGCGGCTGGATTTTTGCGGCATTCGATGAACGGTGGTTGGATTGGCTTCAGGCTCTTTACCTGAAAATTTGA